Proteins encoded in a region of the Candidatus Limnocylindria bacterium genome:
- a CDS encoding SRPBCC family protein, producing MAQVETTDALTREVFVSVPPERAFTAFVNLGRWWPREYTWSQNVLHYIGIEPRLGGACFERGPHNFECDWGRVLVWEPPRRIVFSWQIAFDRTPEPNSDKSSEVEVRFTEEALGTRVALEHRAFSRHGEKANAYRAGMDSPSGWPMMLERYAKSV from the coding sequence ATGGCCCAGGTCGAGACCACCGACGCACTCACGCGCGAGGTGTTCGTCAGCGTGCCACCGGAGCGCGCATTCACGGCATTCGTGAATCTCGGCCGCTGGTGGCCACGTGAGTACACGTGGTCGCAGAACGTCCTCCATTACATCGGCATCGAGCCGCGGCTCGGCGGCGCGTGCTTCGAGCGCGGACCGCACAACTTCGAATGCGACTGGGGACGCGTGCTCGTGTGGGAGCCGCCCAGACGGATCGTGTTCAGCTGGCAGATCGCGTTCGACCGGACTCCTGAGCCGAATTCGGACAAGTCGAGCGAGGTCGAGGTGCGCTTCACCGAGGAGGCGCTCGGCACGCGCGTCGCACTGGAGCACCGCGCCTTCTCGCGGCACGGCGAGAAGGCGAACGCGTACCGCGCCGGCATGGACTCGCCCAGCGGGTGGCCGATGATGCTGGAGCGCTACGCGAAGTCGGTCTAG
- a CDS encoding group 1 truncated hemoglobin, with protein sequence MTEKSLYDRLGGVFAIAAVVDHFSDAVVQNPIVGKTSKNPALREWHTKNLGRLPGLKFMRTLWVCNVAGGPQEYTATHPGKTTVGLEEAHRDLRIAPAEFDEVAAELGRTLDFFKIPKREKDEVLGAFAAHKSEVTEGARTAGAR encoded by the coding sequence ATGACTGAGAAGAGCCTGTACGACCGCCTTGGTGGCGTCTTCGCGATCGCCGCTGTTGTCGACCACTTCAGCGACGCGGTCGTGCAGAACCCGATCGTCGGCAAGACCTCGAAGAACCCGGCCCTACGCGAATGGCACACGAAGAACCTGGGCCGCCTACCGGGCCTCAAGTTCATGCGGACGCTGTGGGTCTGCAACGTCGCTGGTGGACCGCAGGAGTACACGGCAACCCACCCGGGTAAGACGACGGTCGGTCTTGAAGAGGCACACCGTGACCTGCGCATCGCGCCGGCGGAGTTCGATGAAGTGGCAGCGGAACTCGGGCGCACCCTGGACTTCTTCAAGATCCCCAAGCGCGAGAAGGACGAGGTCCTCGGCGCGTTTGCGGCCCACAAGAGCGAAGTCACCGAAGGCGCACGAACCGCCGGAGCACGTTAG
- a CDS encoding threonine synthase has product MTSSFATHLECSRAGEDFQLDTLQQTCTNDGGPLLVRYDLERVHETMQRESLARRPATMWRYRELLPMDDPAHVVTLGEPMTPLLDARRIGEELDIPNLRVKDEGLLPTGTFKARGAAVGVTRALELGVSTIALPTAGNAGAAWAAYGARAGIRVVVVMPDTTPQTIVRETASYGAEVYVVPGSIADAGAVVKRACAERGWYDASTLKEPYRIEGKKTMGFELAEQLEWKLPDVIVYPTGGGVGLIGMWKGFEELREIGWIAHDDQPRFVSAQAAGCAPIVAAFEAGASESQPWPDPQTFAAGLRVPKALGDFLVLRALRESAGIARAVTDDEMRDMMRLVGTMEGMLVCPEGAGAIAAAASLRRDGWIHDDDNVVVFNTGSGLKYAESLQGEAPRRLDAGALPAP; this is encoded by the coding sequence GTGACGTCGTCGTTCGCGACGCACCTCGAGTGCTCGCGCGCGGGCGAGGACTTCCAGCTCGACACGCTGCAGCAGACCTGTACCAACGACGGTGGTCCGCTCCTCGTCCGCTACGACCTCGAGCGCGTCCACGAAACGATGCAGCGTGAGAGCCTCGCACGGCGGCCCGCGACCATGTGGCGCTACCGCGAGCTGCTCCCGATGGACGATCCCGCGCACGTCGTGACGCTCGGCGAGCCGATGACACCGCTGCTCGACGCGCGCCGGATAGGCGAGGAGCTCGACATCCCGAACCTGCGCGTGAAGGACGAGGGCCTGCTCCCGACCGGAACGTTCAAGGCGCGCGGAGCCGCGGTCGGCGTCACCCGCGCGCTGGAGCTCGGCGTGAGCACCATCGCTCTCCCGACAGCGGGCAACGCCGGAGCAGCCTGGGCCGCGTACGGGGCACGCGCGGGCATCCGTGTCGTGGTCGTGATGCCGGACACGACGCCGCAGACCATCGTGCGCGAGACCGCGTCGTACGGCGCCGAGGTGTATGTGGTGCCGGGCTCGATCGCGGACGCCGGCGCGGTGGTGAAGCGTGCGTGCGCGGAGCGGGGCTGGTACGACGCGTCGACGCTCAAGGAGCCGTACCGCATCGAAGGAAAGAAGACCATGGGTTTCGAGCTCGCCGAGCAGCTCGAGTGGAAGCTGCCCGACGTGATCGTCTATCCGACCGGCGGCGGCGTCGGTCTCATCGGGATGTGGAAGGGGTTCGAGGAGCTGCGCGAGATCGGCTGGATCGCCCACGACGACCAGCCGCGCTTCGTGTCGGCGCAGGCGGCCGGCTGCGCGCCGATCGTCGCGGCGTTCGAGGCCGGCGCGAGTGAGTCGCAACCGTGGCCCGATCCGCAGACCTTCGCTGCCGGTCTACGCGTGCCAAAGGCGCTCGGTGATTTCCTTGTCCTGCGCGCGCTGCGCGAGAGCGCGGGCATCGCGCGCGCAGTCACAGACGACGAGATGCGAGACATGATGCGTCTGGTCGGCACGATGGAAGGGATGCTGGTGTGCCCCGAGGGCGCGGGCGCGATCGCCGCGGCCGCGAGCCTGCGGCGCGACGGCTGGATCCACGACGACGACAACGTCGTCGTATTCAACACGGGCAGCGGGCTAAAGTACGCGGAGTCGTTGCAGGGTGAGGCTCCGCGTCGGCTCGACGCTGGTGCGCTGCCGGCCCCGTAG